A genomic region of Phragmites australis chromosome 2, lpPhrAust1.1, whole genome shotgun sequence contains the following coding sequences:
- the LOC133909993 gene encoding uncharacterized protein LOC133909993 yields MAGGSKVREWMRRRMTPRRKPAGSDGDEAASAQSSPRRKLRAGAFASALRWRKPRGNVLAALFHRVAYHLLWLVESVVVVARLCFFFVRFGFRL; encoded by the coding sequence ATGGCGGGCGGCAGCAAGGTTCGTGAGTGGATGCGGAGGCGGATGACTCCGAGGAGGAAGCCGGCCGGGAGCGATGGCGATGAGGCAGCGTCGGCGCAGTCGTCGCCGAGGCGGAAGCTCCGGGCGGGCGCGTTCGCCTCGGCGCTGCGGTGgaggaagccgcgcgggaacgtgCTGGCCGCGCTGTTCCATCGGGTGGCGTACCACCTGCTGTGGCTGGTGGAGtccgtggtggtggtggcgcggCTCTGCTTCTTCTTCGTGCGCTTCGGATTCAGGCTCTGA